A portion of the Thunnus albacares chromosome 5, fThuAlb1.1, whole genome shotgun sequence genome contains these proteins:
- the znf512b gene encoding zinc finger protein 512B isoform X2 — protein MESPSGPRLGKLSSSGLPRGRTSKHGHPHEPVRTTAGPENNNKHSPVCDEPAEGKRKGRPKAEVQELRSIPAHMIVQWKEEFKRRSRVKCPCSGCWLEFPSIYGVKYHYQRCQGATVTEKLSHGCPYCEAAFATKVRLQKHKLWNHPDRVSMEPKDEQAKLQKTPVKSNTKKRPMENSPPSPVFFKVKKTHEVSTPSQNGELAHQKSERKQHNHSQPSQQIHQSLPVQPQSQQSQSQSTSSDAGGSESEGGSLPPSFPDEDPERMRHRRKQKTPKKFTGEQPSISGTFGLKGMTKVEEKLKAGRAKRSEGSGFTEEPQRRPSSSQTSKKDPATTSSGAVPDTQWQRAISERGEVVCPTCSIVTRKTIHGLKKHMEICQKLQDALKCQQCHKQFRSKAGLNYHTMAEHSTKPSGSEGQTGDEHEERERLRRVLKQMGRIKCPSEHCGKTYRSKAGRDYHVRTEHSPSITTTMTATTTTNNNNKDNITDTNNNTGKERVVSEESPSGGKREQSQPEKKDWQEKAPSSQPMEKEREAREKDREKEKDRERVKEKAVQNEVEVDFERTPSGRVRRRSAQVAVFHLQEIAEDELAKDWGTKRRIKDDLVPDSKRLNYTRPGLPNFSPELLESWKNQVKEKGFICCTNENCEAVYSSVSGLKAHLANCSQGGGELGKYTCLICQKEFSSESGVKYHISKTHSQNWFRAAASQVVSSSKTKVPEDNGIKAEVRNGATTGKKRGRKPKDRPPVVAPLQTKTEAPTTPQNSTPAVTPFSGPTQSPTQIPDPTDSAHSGQNRQPKAARRNKPKRLSLSE, from the exons GTCCTGTGTGTGATGAGCCAGCAGAGGGGAAGAGGAAAGGTCGTCCTAAAGCAGAGGTGCAGGAACTGAGAAGCATCCCT GCCCATATGATAGTACAATGGAAGGAAGAGTTTAAGCGCCGCTCCAGGGTTAAGTGTCCGTGTTCAGGCTGCTGGTTAGAGTTTCCCAGCATCTATGGCGTCAAGTACCACTATCAACGCTGCCAGGGG GCCACTGTAACCGAGAAGCTGAGTCATGGCTGTCCCTACTGTGAGGCAGCATTTGCCACAAAGGTGCGTCTGCAGAAGCACAAGCTCTGGAACCACCCAGACAGAGTTAGTATGGAGCCCAAGGACGAGCAAGCTAAGCTTCAAAAGACCCCTGTCAAGTCCAACACCAAGAAAAG GCCCATGGAGAACAGTCCCCCCTCTCCGGTGTTCTTCAAAGTGAAAAAGACCCACGAGGTGTCGACGCCCTCTCAGAACGGAGAGCTGGCCCACCAAAAGAGTGAGAGGAAACAGCACAACCACAGCCAGCCTTCACAGCAGATTCACCAATCCCTGCCAGTCCAGCCTCAGTCCCAGCAGTCGCAGTCACAAAGCACGTCGTCTGACGCAGGGGGCAGTGAAAGCGAGGGGGGCAGCCTTCCACCTTCTTTCCCTGACGAAGACCCGGAGCGAATGAGACACA GACGGAAGCAGAAAACGCCCAAGAAATTCACTGGAGAGCAGCCTTCTATCTCTGGAACATTTGGATTGAAAG gtatGACTAAGGTGGAGGAGAAGCTGAAGGCAGGCCGTGCCAAGAGATCGGAGGGGAGTGGGTTCACTGAGGAGCCTCAGAGAAGACCTTCTTCAAGTCAGACCTCCAAGAAAGACCCAGCCACGACCAGCTCTG GTGCTGTTCCTGACACCCAATGGCAGCGAGCAATCTCAGAGCGAGGTGAAGTGGTGTGTCCCACCTGCTCCATCGTCACCAGGAAAACAATCCATGGCCTAAAGAAACACATGGAGATTTGCCAGAAG CTCCAGGATGCCCTGAAGTGCCAGCAGTGCCACAAACAGTTCAGGTCCAAGGCTGGCCTCAACTACCACACCATGGCTGAACACAGCACCAAG CCCTCGGGGAGTGAAGGCCAGACGGGGGACGAgcatgaggagagagagaggctgcgCAGAGTGCTTAAACAGATGGGACGAATCAAGTGTCCTAGTGAG CACTGTGGGAAAACCTACCGCTCCAAGGCTGGCAGAGACTACCATGTACGCACTGAACACTCCCCGAGCATCACCACCACCATGacagccaccaccaccaccaacaacaacaacaaggacAATATCACtgacaccaacaacaacactggCAAAGAGAGG GTGGTCTCAGAGGAGTCTCCATCAGGTGGCAAAAGGGAGCAAAGCCAGCCTGAGAAGAAGGACTGGCAAGAGAAAGCACCATCCAGCCAGCCTatggagaaggaaagagaagcCAGGGAGAAGGacagggaaaaagaaaaggacagggAGCGAGTCAAAGAAAAAGCAGTACAGAACGAGGTGGAGGTGGACTTTGAACGGACCCCCAGCGGTAGAGTGAGGCGCCGGTCAGCTCAGGTGGCAGTGTTCCACCTGCAGGAGATAGCGGAGGATGAGCTGGCCAAAGACTGGGGAACCAAACGCCGCATCAAGGATGACTTGGTGCCTGACAGCAAGAGG TTAAACTACACTCGTCCTGGCCTCCCCAACTTCAGCCCAGAGTTACTAGAATCCTGGAAGAACCAGGTCAAGGAGAAGGGCTTCATCTGCTGCACCAATGAA aacTGTGAAGCTGTCTATTCTAGTGTGTCTGGACTAAAAGCTCACCTTGCCAACTGCAGCCAG ggtgGTGGAGAACTGGGGAAGTACACCTGTCTGATCTGTCAGAAGGAGTTTAGCTCAGAGAGCGGTGTCAAGTACCACATCAGCAAGACACACTCACAG AACTGGTTCCGTGCAGCAGCCAGTCAAGTGGTCTCCAGTAGCAAGACTAAAGTGCCAGAGGACAATGGGATTAAAGCTGAGGTGAGGAACGGTGCCACCACTGGCAAGAAAAGGGGCCGCAAGCCCAAAGACCGCCCCCCTGTGGTTGCCCCTCtccaaacaaaaactgaagCACCTACCACTCCTCAAAACTCAACCCCTGCTGTGACCCCTTTCTCTGGCCCAACACAGTCTCCCACCCAGATCCCCGACCCTACGGACAGTGCTCATTCAGGCCAAAACAGACAGCCCAAGGCCGCCAGAAGAAACAAACCCAAGAGGCTGTCATTGTCAGAGTAG
- the znf512b gene encoding zinc finger protein 512B isoform X3 — MGTSSKRGPVCDEPAEGKRKGRPKAEVQELRSIPAHMIVQWKEEFKRRSRVKCPCSGCWLEFPSIYGVKYHYQRCQGATVTEKLSHGCPYCEAAFATKVRLQKHKLWNHPDRVSMEPKDEQAKLQKTPVKSNTKKRPMENSPPSPVFFKVKKTHEVSTPSQNGELAHQKSERKQHNHSQPSQQIHQSLPVQPQSQQSQSQSTSSDAGGSESEGGSLPPSFPDEDPERMRHRRKQKTPKKFTGEQPSISGTFGLKGMTKVEEKLKAGRAKRSEGSGFTEEPQRRPSSSQTSKKDPATTSSGAVPDTQWQRAISERGEVVCPTCSIVTRKTIHGLKKHMEICQKLQDALKCQQCHKQFRSKAGLNYHTMAEHSTKPSGSEGQTGDEHEERERLRRVLKQMGRIKCPSEGCSAHFSSLMGYQYHQKRCGREFSDDEKPVFLCQHCGKTYRSKAGRDYHVRTEHSPSITTTMTATTTTNNNNKDNITDTNNNTGKERVVSEESPSGGKREQSQPEKKDWQEKAPSSQPMEKEREAREKDREKEKDRERVKEKAVQNEVEVDFERTPSGRVRRRSAQVAVFHLQEIAEDELAKDWGTKRRIKDDLVPDSKRLNYTRPGLPNFSPELLESWKNQVKEKGFICCTNENCEAVYSSVSGLKAHLANCSQGGGELGKYTCLICQKEFSSESGVKYHISKTHSQNWFRAAASQVVSSSKTKVPEDNGIKAEVRNGATTGKKRGRKPKDRPPVVAPLQTKTEAPTTPQNSTPAVTPFSGPTQSPTQIPDPTDSAHSGQNRQPKAARRNKPKRLSLSE, encoded by the exons GTCCTGTGTGTGATGAGCCAGCAGAGGGGAAGAGGAAAGGTCGTCCTAAAGCAGAGGTGCAGGAACTGAGAAGCATCCCT GCCCATATGATAGTACAATGGAAGGAAGAGTTTAAGCGCCGCTCCAGGGTTAAGTGTCCGTGTTCAGGCTGCTGGTTAGAGTTTCCCAGCATCTATGGCGTCAAGTACCACTATCAACGCTGCCAGGGG GCCACTGTAACCGAGAAGCTGAGTCATGGCTGTCCCTACTGTGAGGCAGCATTTGCCACAAAGGTGCGTCTGCAGAAGCACAAGCTCTGGAACCACCCAGACAGAGTTAGTATGGAGCCCAAGGACGAGCAAGCTAAGCTTCAAAAGACCCCTGTCAAGTCCAACACCAAGAAAAG GCCCATGGAGAACAGTCCCCCCTCTCCGGTGTTCTTCAAAGTGAAAAAGACCCACGAGGTGTCGACGCCCTCTCAGAACGGAGAGCTGGCCCACCAAAAGAGTGAGAGGAAACAGCACAACCACAGCCAGCCTTCACAGCAGATTCACCAATCCCTGCCAGTCCAGCCTCAGTCCCAGCAGTCGCAGTCACAAAGCACGTCGTCTGACGCAGGGGGCAGTGAAAGCGAGGGGGGCAGCCTTCCACCTTCTTTCCCTGACGAAGACCCGGAGCGAATGAGACACA GACGGAAGCAGAAAACGCCCAAGAAATTCACTGGAGAGCAGCCTTCTATCTCTGGAACATTTGGATTGAAAG gtatGACTAAGGTGGAGGAGAAGCTGAAGGCAGGCCGTGCCAAGAGATCGGAGGGGAGTGGGTTCACTGAGGAGCCTCAGAGAAGACCTTCTTCAAGTCAGACCTCCAAGAAAGACCCAGCCACGACCAGCTCTG GTGCTGTTCCTGACACCCAATGGCAGCGAGCAATCTCAGAGCGAGGTGAAGTGGTGTGTCCCACCTGCTCCATCGTCACCAGGAAAACAATCCATGGCCTAAAGAAACACATGGAGATTTGCCAGAAG CTCCAGGATGCCCTGAAGTGCCAGCAGTGCCACAAACAGTTCAGGTCCAAGGCTGGCCTCAACTACCACACCATGGCTGAACACAGCACCAAG CCCTCGGGGAGTGAAGGCCAGACGGGGGACGAgcatgaggagagagagaggctgcgCAGAGTGCTTAAACAGATGGGACGAATCAAGTGTCCTAGTGAG GGCTGTTCAGCCCATTTCTCCAGTCTGATGGGCTACCAGTACCACCAGAAGCGTTGTGGAAGAGAGTTCTCTGATGATGAGAAGCCTGTGTTTCTCTGCCAGCACTGTGGGAAAACCTACCGCTCCAAGGCTGGCAGAGACTACCATGTACGCACTGAACACTCCCCGAGCATCACCACCACCATGacagccaccaccaccaccaacaacaacaacaaggacAATATCACtgacaccaacaacaacactggCAAAGAGAGG GTGGTCTCAGAGGAGTCTCCATCAGGTGGCAAAAGGGAGCAAAGCCAGCCTGAGAAGAAGGACTGGCAAGAGAAAGCACCATCCAGCCAGCCTatggagaaggaaagagaagcCAGGGAGAAGGacagggaaaaagaaaaggacagggAGCGAGTCAAAGAAAAAGCAGTACAGAACGAGGTGGAGGTGGACTTTGAACGGACCCCCAGCGGTAGAGTGAGGCGCCGGTCAGCTCAGGTGGCAGTGTTCCACCTGCAGGAGATAGCGGAGGATGAGCTGGCCAAAGACTGGGGAACCAAACGCCGCATCAAGGATGACTTGGTGCCTGACAGCAAGAGG TTAAACTACACTCGTCCTGGCCTCCCCAACTTCAGCCCAGAGTTACTAGAATCCTGGAAGAACCAGGTCAAGGAGAAGGGCTTCATCTGCTGCACCAATGAA aacTGTGAAGCTGTCTATTCTAGTGTGTCTGGACTAAAAGCTCACCTTGCCAACTGCAGCCAG ggtgGTGGAGAACTGGGGAAGTACACCTGTCTGATCTGTCAGAAGGAGTTTAGCTCAGAGAGCGGTGTCAAGTACCACATCAGCAAGACACACTCACAG AACTGGTTCCGTGCAGCAGCCAGTCAAGTGGTCTCCAGTAGCAAGACTAAAGTGCCAGAGGACAATGGGATTAAAGCTGAGGTGAGGAACGGTGCCACCACTGGCAAGAAAAGGGGCCGCAAGCCCAAAGACCGCCCCCCTGTGGTTGCCCCTCtccaaacaaaaactgaagCACCTACCACTCCTCAAAACTCAACCCCTGCTGTGACCCCTTTCTCTGGCCCAACACAGTCTCCCACCCAGATCCCCGACCCTACGGACAGTGCTCATTCAGGCCAAAACAGACAGCCCAAGGCCGCCAGAAGAAACAAACCCAAGAGGCTGTCATTGTCAGAGTAG
- the znf512b gene encoding zinc finger protein 512B isoform X1: MESPSGPRLGKLSSSGLPRGRTSKHGHPHEPVRTTAGPENNNKHSPVCDEPAEGKRKGRPKAEVQELRSIPAHMIVQWKEEFKRRSRVKCPCSGCWLEFPSIYGVKYHYQRCQGATVTEKLSHGCPYCEAAFATKVRLQKHKLWNHPDRVSMEPKDEQAKLQKTPVKSNTKKRPMENSPPSPVFFKVKKTHEVSTPSQNGELAHQKSERKQHNHSQPSQQIHQSLPVQPQSQQSQSQSTSSDAGGSESEGGSLPPSFPDEDPERMRHRRKQKTPKKFTGEQPSISGTFGLKGMTKVEEKLKAGRAKRSEGSGFTEEPQRRPSSSQTSKKDPATTSSGAVPDTQWQRAISERGEVVCPTCSIVTRKTIHGLKKHMEICQKLQDALKCQQCHKQFRSKAGLNYHTMAEHSTKPSGSEGQTGDEHEERERLRRVLKQMGRIKCPSEGCSAHFSSLMGYQYHQKRCGREFSDDEKPVFLCQHCGKTYRSKAGRDYHVRTEHSPSITTTMTATTTTNNNNKDNITDTNNNTGKERVVSEESPSGGKREQSQPEKKDWQEKAPSSQPMEKEREAREKDREKEKDRERVKEKAVQNEVEVDFERTPSGRVRRRSAQVAVFHLQEIAEDELAKDWGTKRRIKDDLVPDSKRLNYTRPGLPNFSPELLESWKNQVKEKGFICCTNENCEAVYSSVSGLKAHLANCSQGGGELGKYTCLICQKEFSSESGVKYHISKTHSQNWFRAAASQVVSSSKTKVPEDNGIKAEVRNGATTGKKRGRKPKDRPPVVAPLQTKTEAPTTPQNSTPAVTPFSGPTQSPTQIPDPTDSAHSGQNRQPKAARRNKPKRLSLSE, translated from the exons GTCCTGTGTGTGATGAGCCAGCAGAGGGGAAGAGGAAAGGTCGTCCTAAAGCAGAGGTGCAGGAACTGAGAAGCATCCCT GCCCATATGATAGTACAATGGAAGGAAGAGTTTAAGCGCCGCTCCAGGGTTAAGTGTCCGTGTTCAGGCTGCTGGTTAGAGTTTCCCAGCATCTATGGCGTCAAGTACCACTATCAACGCTGCCAGGGG GCCACTGTAACCGAGAAGCTGAGTCATGGCTGTCCCTACTGTGAGGCAGCATTTGCCACAAAGGTGCGTCTGCAGAAGCACAAGCTCTGGAACCACCCAGACAGAGTTAGTATGGAGCCCAAGGACGAGCAAGCTAAGCTTCAAAAGACCCCTGTCAAGTCCAACACCAAGAAAAG GCCCATGGAGAACAGTCCCCCCTCTCCGGTGTTCTTCAAAGTGAAAAAGACCCACGAGGTGTCGACGCCCTCTCAGAACGGAGAGCTGGCCCACCAAAAGAGTGAGAGGAAACAGCACAACCACAGCCAGCCTTCACAGCAGATTCACCAATCCCTGCCAGTCCAGCCTCAGTCCCAGCAGTCGCAGTCACAAAGCACGTCGTCTGACGCAGGGGGCAGTGAAAGCGAGGGGGGCAGCCTTCCACCTTCTTTCCCTGACGAAGACCCGGAGCGAATGAGACACA GACGGAAGCAGAAAACGCCCAAGAAATTCACTGGAGAGCAGCCTTCTATCTCTGGAACATTTGGATTGAAAG gtatGACTAAGGTGGAGGAGAAGCTGAAGGCAGGCCGTGCCAAGAGATCGGAGGGGAGTGGGTTCACTGAGGAGCCTCAGAGAAGACCTTCTTCAAGTCAGACCTCCAAGAAAGACCCAGCCACGACCAGCTCTG GTGCTGTTCCTGACACCCAATGGCAGCGAGCAATCTCAGAGCGAGGTGAAGTGGTGTGTCCCACCTGCTCCATCGTCACCAGGAAAACAATCCATGGCCTAAAGAAACACATGGAGATTTGCCAGAAG CTCCAGGATGCCCTGAAGTGCCAGCAGTGCCACAAACAGTTCAGGTCCAAGGCTGGCCTCAACTACCACACCATGGCTGAACACAGCACCAAG CCCTCGGGGAGTGAAGGCCAGACGGGGGACGAgcatgaggagagagagaggctgcgCAGAGTGCTTAAACAGATGGGACGAATCAAGTGTCCTAGTGAG GGCTGTTCAGCCCATTTCTCCAGTCTGATGGGCTACCAGTACCACCAGAAGCGTTGTGGAAGAGAGTTCTCTGATGATGAGAAGCCTGTGTTTCTCTGCCAGCACTGTGGGAAAACCTACCGCTCCAAGGCTGGCAGAGACTACCATGTACGCACTGAACACTCCCCGAGCATCACCACCACCATGacagccaccaccaccaccaacaacaacaacaaggacAATATCACtgacaccaacaacaacactggCAAAGAGAGG GTGGTCTCAGAGGAGTCTCCATCAGGTGGCAAAAGGGAGCAAAGCCAGCCTGAGAAGAAGGACTGGCAAGAGAAAGCACCATCCAGCCAGCCTatggagaaggaaagagaagcCAGGGAGAAGGacagggaaaaagaaaaggacagggAGCGAGTCAAAGAAAAAGCAGTACAGAACGAGGTGGAGGTGGACTTTGAACGGACCCCCAGCGGTAGAGTGAGGCGCCGGTCAGCTCAGGTGGCAGTGTTCCACCTGCAGGAGATAGCGGAGGATGAGCTGGCCAAAGACTGGGGAACCAAACGCCGCATCAAGGATGACTTGGTGCCTGACAGCAAGAGG TTAAACTACACTCGTCCTGGCCTCCCCAACTTCAGCCCAGAGTTACTAGAATCCTGGAAGAACCAGGTCAAGGAGAAGGGCTTCATCTGCTGCACCAATGAA aacTGTGAAGCTGTCTATTCTAGTGTGTCTGGACTAAAAGCTCACCTTGCCAACTGCAGCCAG ggtgGTGGAGAACTGGGGAAGTACACCTGTCTGATCTGTCAGAAGGAGTTTAGCTCAGAGAGCGGTGTCAAGTACCACATCAGCAAGACACACTCACAG AACTGGTTCCGTGCAGCAGCCAGTCAAGTGGTCTCCAGTAGCAAGACTAAAGTGCCAGAGGACAATGGGATTAAAGCTGAGGTGAGGAACGGTGCCACCACTGGCAAGAAAAGGGGCCGCAAGCCCAAAGACCGCCCCCCTGTGGTTGCCCCTCtccaaacaaaaactgaagCACCTACCACTCCTCAAAACTCAACCCCTGCTGTGACCCCTTTCTCTGGCCCAACACAGTCTCCCACCCAGATCCCCGACCCTACGGACAGTGCTCATTCAGGCCAAAACAGACAGCCCAAGGCCGCCAGAAGAAACAAACCCAAGAGGCTGTCATTGTCAGAGTAG
- the znf512b gene encoding zinc finger protein 512B isoform X4: MESPSGPRLGKLSSSGLPRGRTSKHGHPHEPVRTTAGPENNNKHSPVCDEPAEGKRKGRPKAEVQELRSIPATVTEKLSHGCPYCEAAFATKVRLQKHKLWNHPDRVSMEPKDEQAKLQKTPVKSNTKKRPMENSPPSPVFFKVKKTHEVSTPSQNGELAHQKSERKQHNHSQPSQQIHQSLPVQPQSQQSQSQSTSSDAGGSESEGGSLPPSFPDEDPERMRHRRKQKTPKKFTGEQPSISGTFGLKGMTKVEEKLKAGRAKRSEGSGFTEEPQRRPSSSQTSKKDPATTSSGAVPDTQWQRAISERGEVVCPTCSIVTRKTIHGLKKHMEICQKLQDALKCQQCHKQFRSKAGLNYHTMAEHSTKPSGSEGQTGDEHEERERLRRVLKQMGRIKCPSEGCSAHFSSLMGYQYHQKRCGREFSDDEKPVFLCQHCGKTYRSKAGRDYHVRTEHSPSITTTMTATTTTNNNNKDNITDTNNNTGKERVVSEESPSGGKREQSQPEKKDWQEKAPSSQPMEKEREAREKDREKEKDRERVKEKAVQNEVEVDFERTPSGRVRRRSAQVAVFHLQEIAEDELAKDWGTKRRIKDDLVPDSKRLNYTRPGLPNFSPELLESWKNQVKEKGFICCTNENCEAVYSSVSGLKAHLANCSQGGGELGKYTCLICQKEFSSESGVKYHISKTHSQNWFRAAASQVVSSSKTKVPEDNGIKAEVRNGATTGKKRGRKPKDRPPVVAPLQTKTEAPTTPQNSTPAVTPFSGPTQSPTQIPDPTDSAHSGQNRQPKAARRNKPKRLSLSE, translated from the exons GTCCTGTGTGTGATGAGCCAGCAGAGGGGAAGAGGAAAGGTCGTCCTAAAGCAGAGGTGCAGGAACTGAGAAGCATCCCT GCCACTGTAACCGAGAAGCTGAGTCATGGCTGTCCCTACTGTGAGGCAGCATTTGCCACAAAGGTGCGTCTGCAGAAGCACAAGCTCTGGAACCACCCAGACAGAGTTAGTATGGAGCCCAAGGACGAGCAAGCTAAGCTTCAAAAGACCCCTGTCAAGTCCAACACCAAGAAAAG GCCCATGGAGAACAGTCCCCCCTCTCCGGTGTTCTTCAAAGTGAAAAAGACCCACGAGGTGTCGACGCCCTCTCAGAACGGAGAGCTGGCCCACCAAAAGAGTGAGAGGAAACAGCACAACCACAGCCAGCCTTCACAGCAGATTCACCAATCCCTGCCAGTCCAGCCTCAGTCCCAGCAGTCGCAGTCACAAAGCACGTCGTCTGACGCAGGGGGCAGTGAAAGCGAGGGGGGCAGCCTTCCACCTTCTTTCCCTGACGAAGACCCGGAGCGAATGAGACACA GACGGAAGCAGAAAACGCCCAAGAAATTCACTGGAGAGCAGCCTTCTATCTCTGGAACATTTGGATTGAAAG gtatGACTAAGGTGGAGGAGAAGCTGAAGGCAGGCCGTGCCAAGAGATCGGAGGGGAGTGGGTTCACTGAGGAGCCTCAGAGAAGACCTTCTTCAAGTCAGACCTCCAAGAAAGACCCAGCCACGACCAGCTCTG GTGCTGTTCCTGACACCCAATGGCAGCGAGCAATCTCAGAGCGAGGTGAAGTGGTGTGTCCCACCTGCTCCATCGTCACCAGGAAAACAATCCATGGCCTAAAGAAACACATGGAGATTTGCCAGAAG CTCCAGGATGCCCTGAAGTGCCAGCAGTGCCACAAACAGTTCAGGTCCAAGGCTGGCCTCAACTACCACACCATGGCTGAACACAGCACCAAG CCCTCGGGGAGTGAAGGCCAGACGGGGGACGAgcatgaggagagagagaggctgcgCAGAGTGCTTAAACAGATGGGACGAATCAAGTGTCCTAGTGAG GGCTGTTCAGCCCATTTCTCCAGTCTGATGGGCTACCAGTACCACCAGAAGCGTTGTGGAAGAGAGTTCTCTGATGATGAGAAGCCTGTGTTTCTCTGCCAGCACTGTGGGAAAACCTACCGCTCCAAGGCTGGCAGAGACTACCATGTACGCACTGAACACTCCCCGAGCATCACCACCACCATGacagccaccaccaccaccaacaacaacaacaaggacAATATCACtgacaccaacaacaacactggCAAAGAGAGG GTGGTCTCAGAGGAGTCTCCATCAGGTGGCAAAAGGGAGCAAAGCCAGCCTGAGAAGAAGGACTGGCAAGAGAAAGCACCATCCAGCCAGCCTatggagaaggaaagagaagcCAGGGAGAAGGacagggaaaaagaaaaggacagggAGCGAGTCAAAGAAAAAGCAGTACAGAACGAGGTGGAGGTGGACTTTGAACGGACCCCCAGCGGTAGAGTGAGGCGCCGGTCAGCTCAGGTGGCAGTGTTCCACCTGCAGGAGATAGCGGAGGATGAGCTGGCCAAAGACTGGGGAACCAAACGCCGCATCAAGGATGACTTGGTGCCTGACAGCAAGAGG TTAAACTACACTCGTCCTGGCCTCCCCAACTTCAGCCCAGAGTTACTAGAATCCTGGAAGAACCAGGTCAAGGAGAAGGGCTTCATCTGCTGCACCAATGAA aacTGTGAAGCTGTCTATTCTAGTGTGTCTGGACTAAAAGCTCACCTTGCCAACTGCAGCCAG ggtgGTGGAGAACTGGGGAAGTACACCTGTCTGATCTGTCAGAAGGAGTTTAGCTCAGAGAGCGGTGTCAAGTACCACATCAGCAAGACACACTCACAG AACTGGTTCCGTGCAGCAGCCAGTCAAGTGGTCTCCAGTAGCAAGACTAAAGTGCCAGAGGACAATGGGATTAAAGCTGAGGTGAGGAACGGTGCCACCACTGGCAAGAAAAGGGGCCGCAAGCCCAAAGACCGCCCCCCTGTGGTTGCCCCTCtccaaacaaaaactgaagCACCTACCACTCCTCAAAACTCAACCCCTGCTGTGACCCCTTTCTCTGGCCCAACACAGTCTCCCACCCAGATCCCCGACCCTACGGACAGTGCTCATTCAGGCCAAAACAGACAGCCCAAGGCCGCCAGAAGAAACAAACCCAAGAGGCTGTCATTGTCAGAGTAG